One genomic window of Glycine max cultivar Williams 82 chromosome 16, Glycine_max_v4.0, whole genome shotgun sequence includes the following:
- the LOC100818497 gene encoding ribosome biogenesis protein BOP1 homolog: protein MKAKKHAHAEEEGVAPLPSPTLSDSDSDYEDSSADDHHESSVSLDSQSQSELEDASPENGSSGVVESAENESSQYEDTVNEEDGGSESSDLHLEGAESDSSEDEVAPRNTVGDVPLKWYEDEPHIGYDIKGKKIKKKEKQDKLDSFLASVDDSKNWRKIYDEYNDEVVELTKDEIKLVRRLLKNRAPHSDFDPYPDSVDWFKWEDAKHPLSNAPEPKRRFIPSKWEAKKVVQYVRAIRQGLITFDKPKEEDGPYHLWGDDSGSTERANHLAYIPAPKQKLPGHDESYNPPLEYIPTQEEINSYQLMFEEDRPKFIPKRFASMRSIPAYENAMKDCFERCLDLYLCPRVRKKRLNIDPESLKPKLPSRKELKPYPTTCYIEYKGHEDAVTSISLEASGQWMASGSRDGTVRIWEVETGRCLRRWEVGESVSCVAWNPLPDIHLLAVSVGQDVLLLNTCLGDEEEQKRIKELLWVDSSTASDDSGNKAPSVSWLKDDKHMGLRLRHFKTVTAVEWHRKGDYFSTVMPAGESRAVLIHQLSKKLTQRLPFKLHGLAVRSTFHPSRSIFFVCTKKSVRVYDLLKTKIIKKLDTGLREASSIAVHPGGDNLIVGSKEGKMCWFDMDLSSKPYKILKCHPKDINNVIFHRSYPLFASCSDDCTAYVFHGMVYSDLNQNPLIVPLEILRGHTNSNGRGILDCKFHPRQPWLFTAGADKLIKLYCH from the exons ATGAAGGCGAAGAAGCATGCCCACGCTGAAGAGGAGGGAGTTGCTCCGCTTCCTTCACCAACACTATCCGATTCCGACTCTGATTACGAG GACTCTTCAGCCGATGATCACCACGAATCTTCTGTCTCGCTGGATTCTCAATCCCAATCGGAATTAGAAGACGCTTCACCTGAAAATGGTAGCTCCGGCGTTGTAGAATCTGCAGAAAATGAATCATCTCAATACGAG GACACTGTTAATGAAGAAGACGGTGGAAGTGAGAGCTCTGATCTCCATCTGGAAGGAGCTGAGAGTGACTCCTCCGAGGATGAG GTGGCTCCTCGAAACACCGTGGGAGATGTGCCATTGAAGTGGTATGAGGATGAACCTCATATTGGATACGACATCAAGGGaaaaaagattaagaaaaaggaaaagcaagACAAGTTGGATTCATTTCTTGCAAGTGTTGATGATTCTAAGAATTG GCGGAAGATCTATGATGAGTACAATGATGAGGTAGTCGAGTTGACGAAAGATGAAATCAAACTCGTCCGTAGACTGCTCAAGAATCGGGCACCCCATTCTGACTTTGATCCATATCCA GATAGTGTTGACTGGTTTAAATGGGAAGATGCCAAACATCCATTGTCTAATGCACCTGAACCAAAAAGAAGGTTTATTCCTTCAAAGTGGGAAGCTAAAAAG GTTGTACAGTATGTTAGAGCAATCCGTCAGGGATTAATCACTTTCGACAAGCCAAAAGAGGAAGATGGTCCATATCACTTGTGGGGAGATGATTCTGGTTCAACAGAAAGAGCAAATCATTTGGCTTACATTCCTGCCCCAAAGCAGAAATTACCTG GCCATGATGAGTCATATAATCCTCCTCTAGAGTACATTCCAACCCAAGAAGAGATCAATTCTTATCAATTGATGTTTGAGGAAGACCGCCCCAAGTTTATTCCAAAAAG GTTTGCATCTATGAGGAGCATTCCTGCATATGAGAATGCTATGAAAGACTGCTTTGAACGGTGTTTGGATTTGTACTTGTGCCCTCGAGTTCGGAAAAAACGC CTCAATATTGATCCTGAATCTTTAAAGCCAAAGCTTCCAAGTCGAAAAGAGCTTAAGCCTTATCCCACAACTTGCTATATCGAGTATAAAGGCCATGAAGATGCTGTTACATCAATTTCACTCGAAGCTTCAGGACAATGGATGGCTTCAG GTTCACGTGATGGAACTGTCCGTATCTGGGAGGTTGAAACTGGCAGATGTCTTAGGCGGTGGGAGGTTGGTGAATCTGTTAGCTGTGTTGCTTGGAATCCTCTGCCTGATATTCATCTTTTGGCCGTTTCTGT GGGCCAAGATGTACTTCTACTTAACACTTGTTTGGGGGATGAAGAAGAGCAGAAACGGATTAAGGAGCTTCTCTGGGTTGACTCGTCTACAGCATCAGATGACTCTG GCAACAAAGCACCTAGTGTAAGCTGGCTTAAAGATGATAAACATATGGGTTTAAGGTTAAGGCACTTTAAG ACTGTTACTGCTGTAGAATGGCACCGGAAAGGTGACTACTTTTCGACAGTGATGCCAGCAG GTGAATCAAGAGCAGTTCTGATACACCAGTTATCCAAAAAGCTTACGCAAAGACTTCCATTCAAATTACATGGACTTGCTGTTAGGTCAACCTTCCATCCATCCCGTTCCATCTTCTTTGTTTGTACCAAAAAGAGTGTTCGTGTGTATGATTTACTGAAGACCAAGATCATAAAAAAGCTTGATACTGGGCTTCGTGAAGCTTCATCCATTGCAGTTCATCCTGGAG GTGATAATTTAATTGTGGGTAGCAAAGAGGGGAAGATGTGTTGGTTTGACATGGACCTTTCATCTAAACCATATAAAATTCTTAA GTGTCACCCAAAAGATATCAACAATGTCATCTTTCATCGCTCGTATCCCTTATTTGCTTCATGTTCAGATGACTGCACTGCATATGTTTTTCATGGAATGGTTTATTCTGATCTCAATCAAAATCCTCTTATTGTTCCTTTAGAAATTCTACGAGGTCATACCAATTCAAATGGGAGAG GGATACTGGACTGTAAATTTCACCCGAGACAGCCATGGTTATTTACGGCTGGTGCTGATAAACTGATTAAACTTTACTgtcattaa